Genomic segment of Panicum virgatum strain AP13 chromosome 9N, P.virgatum_v5, whole genome shotgun sequence:
ATTTCTTTGCTACTCTACATCCTCAAGAAAACAACACTAATCTGACATTTACTACATTGTACCATGTAGGGATCAGCTATTGCTGTACGTAATATACATTACAAAAACATATATGGAACCAGCGCTTCAAAAGTTGCCATCAATTTTATTTGCAGCGAAGCTATCCGTTGCGATGGAATACAGATGCAAGATATCTACTTGGTTGGAGAAGGAAGATACGCTACATGTTCTTATAGGAACGCCACAGTTGTACAATTAGGGTATAACTTCCCATTTTGCAGCGCGGAAATGTAGTACCATAGCAAATAGGAGTAAGCGCATGCTGTACATGTTTATTCATTTGGAGCATTTTAAGAAAACAGTAGCCAATATTAGCAAATAGTAGTAAGATAATATTGGCTATTTGTTCAATTGCATTGCAAATAAGATGGAACTGGAACTGCAGTTCTACAAAGGCTTCGTACTGAACTGTCTTAGCATCCTGCTGCTTGAAATCAAGCTAAACAAACACCTACATATCTTACAGAAGTGCTAAACCCACTGAATACCTACTTAACACAATTAACGTCTCAAAAGCCTCTGCCATAGGAAAACATCAGGGAGAGAAACAGCCTTCTAGCAAGCAGTAAGCTTGGCGATCTCCTCGAGCAGGTATTTGGATTCAGCGGCGTAGTCGACCGGCGCCTCAGTCCTCACGGTGGTCCTCTGCCTCCTCTCGTTCATGTACTCATGCTGCGCGACGCTGACACGGAACAGATGGGGAACCCAGGTGGCTTCCTTGAGTTTGAGAATGTAGCTGTCGTCACCCTCCTGCAATAATTGGGAGTACACTATCAGGCACAGGTAAAACAAGGAAAGAGCTGTTGCATTTTGAAAACTGAAGTCTAAGTTGACTAGTTTTCCCAAGCCGGAATTTACCTCTCTTCTGATCCGATCAAGCTCATCAGCGCTGCAGCCAATGATCCTCTCTGCATGCTCGTTGAAGACAGAAACCCATGCCTCGCCAGTGGGATCAGAGACCTTGATGACCATGATGTATCTGAAGGAGGCAGGGAGATATTCAGATTTAGCACCCAATAGATAATACTAGCAGGTATGGACGTTTTCTGGTCATGACTTTACCTCAGTGAGCACTCAGCATCATTCTTGTTGCATCCTTCACACCAGTACCCACCTTCAACAGCTTCAGTCACCTTCTTGTTGCAGGTCTTGCAAGCTCGGTACCACATGTTCTGATCTGGCTTAATGTGACTTATGATGGCATTCAAACTGAAGAAAACAGGCTGCAAAACAAAACAGGTCAAATTGAGACAGCTACCAAAATGCAATTTACACATTCAAGATGGGAATAGTTTCATGTCTTGATAAAATGTTCAAGATTGTACCTTTTCCTGGCCCATATTAGGATCACTGGTGATGTGAGACAGAAAAACTCTATCGGAATACATGGATCTCAAGCCACCAGCCCGTGCTACACCCATGTCTGCACCAATCGGTGCCATTGAAGTGCCCTTGCCTTCAGAGTCATACCTGGTTGACAAAATACACAGGAGTTTCAGCATACTGAATGAAACCTGATAAATCTTGCAGTGTTCAGGAGATAGAATTTACCATGATTTAAGGTTCTGTGCCTCAGGAAGGTCTGGATTAACCAGAAGAGTACTTTTGCCTACAGTTGAAAGAGAAACACCTGGAAAACAAATTTCAATAGCACAATTTAATACTACAAGCTTTTCAAACCAACTTATCATCATTAACTGCAGACTGAGTTAGTAGATTGAAGAGAGATTTGATGATATACCTTGGAAGTCAGATACTCTTAGGCTCTTTATCGCAACGATGGGCGAACTGTCAACCATGTCCATGAGCTCTTGGCCAGTGGTAGTAGCAAGATCATTCCAGAGTGAAACACTCACAGTTTTGCCCCTGAAACGAAATTAAAGATAAACCATACGCAATGCCAACAAATGATTGTGTTATGAGCTATCAACAAGAAAAGAATCAGTGATGCTTACGAGTCATCTGCAACAACAATGTCACGCTTTGGTATTGTCTCATCGTCTCTCTTTCTCCTAACACTCAGTGTGGGTGACACACTCTGAACAACACCAACAATATCTGAAATGATATAGAGATTAACATGTTAGTCAGACAATAGTGTGTTTCGTTTCAAGACACTACAGAATGAAAAGTAAAGCAAACAGAATTTCAATAATTTTGACTTACCTATAAGTTCCCTGCCATTGACATATGATCCTAGCTGATCAATCTTGACAAAATTGAATTGCACCTGTGGAATGATAGTTTCCCCCTCTGCTTCCTCAACAACAGCATTCTCATTCAGTGTCATCTCATAGTCATTCTGGACCGTCTTGAACTGCTTGTTGGCAATCCTAAGTGATCCCTTGGAGACGAAGTAGACCTTCCCCAGCTCAAACATTGGATAAAACTTCTTTGCAGCCTCATTGAACATGGTGGCCTGGATCTGGGTGCCCTGTACATACACAAATTCACATCAGCTTACGAACCCACAATGTAGTGCAATCTGCCCTTAAAATGAGAACATTTGCCAGAGCACTTACATCCTCATCAGTGAGCTCTACATTGAAGACACAGCCTTCTCCACGGGCATTCTTGTAAGTTCTGAGGTTGCCCTTGTTCGTAACCCGCACCTTGATGACCCAGTTACCCTGGTAAGGGTTCAGGGAGATCAAAGGATGGACCCTCCTTGTCATGGCCAAGCGCGCTGCTGGAGCAGCACTGCACGCACTGAAGGATGATAATGAACTGTAAATATAAATCCGCGACGGGCTTGATCAGAACATCAGAAACAAAGCGGCCGCAACTGCATACTCACTTGCCACGCT
This window contains:
- the LOC120689454 gene encoding replication protein A 70 kDa DNA-binding subunit B-like, producing the protein MDAATSVTPGAVSHILANPSPGDAAEIPELVVQVVDLKSIGTGSRFSFMASDGKDKIRAMLPTQLAPEVHSGNLQNLGLIRILDYTCNALPPKNDKALIISKCEVASQALDAEIISEDKKQEGPAIVLKPKDEGVVLSKPANAPLVVLKPKQEVKSASQIVNEQRGNACSAAPAARLAMTRRVHPLISLNPYQGNWVIKVRVTNKGNLRTYKNARGEGCVFNVELTDEDGTQIQATMFNEAAKKFYPMFELGKVYFVSKGSLRIANKQFKTVQNDYEMTLNENAVVEEAEGETIIPQVQFNFVKIDQLGSYVNGRELIDIVGVVQSVSPTLSVRRKRDDETIPKRDIVVADDSGKTVSVSLWNDLATTTGQELMDMVDSSPIVAIKSLRVSDFQGVSLSTVGKSTLLVNPDLPEAQNLKSWYDSEGKGTSMAPIGADMGVARAGGLRSMYSDRVFLSHITSDPNMGQEKPVFFSLNAIISHIKPDQNMWYRACKTCNKKVTEAVEGGYWCEGCNKNDAECSLRYIMVIKVSDPTGEAWVSVFNEHAERIIGCSADELDRIRREEGDDSYILKLKEATWVPHLFRVSVAQHEYMNERRQRTTVRTEAPVDYAAESKYLLEEIAKLTAC